The sequence CTGGCCGGCGGTGAGCGGTGTGGTTGCGCGGATGTCGACGGTTTCGAGCTCGTGGCCCAGCGCCAGCGCGTTCTTCACATGGCGCTGGTCCCGGAACCAGTCGAACCACTGCGGGAAGAGGGTGAAGACGTCGATCTTCAGGGAGCTTCCTGTCCATCGAGACCGAGGAAGGCGCGGTCCACGTCGATCCGGCGAGCCTCCAGATCCACCCGCTGGATGGCATCCGAGATGAACGGAATCAGCGTTCCGTTGGGACCGACCTCCAGCACGTCGCATGAGGGAGCCTCCACCACGCGCGTGACCTCGCCCACCCCTGGGACTTCGCACCCGAGGAGGTCTGCGATGAGGTACTCGTCCGCGTCGAGGGGCGCATCGGCAACGTCCGCGAGCAGCGTCTCGCCCGTGAGGGCCGCCGCACTATCGCGGTCCTCCACACCGCTCAGCCGGACCAGCGGCCGGTCGTCGGTGCCGCCACGGCGTTCGATCCGGGCGGGACGACCCGCCACGGTCACGGTCATGCCCTTGGGAAGGGGGTGCGAGGCGCGGGCGACGTAGAAGCTGCCATCGAGGCCATGGGCCTTGCCGACCCTGCCAATCGGGACGAACCGCTCGGTGCCGCTCAATCCACCACGTCGAGGAGCAGCCTGCCCCCCTGCTTCGCTGCGCAGGCGCGTAGGACGCACCTCAGCGCGTTCACCGTTCTGCCGCCACGGCCGATGATCTTGCCCACGTCGTCCTCGGCGACCGACAGCTCGAAGACCACGCTGCCATCGTCCTCGTCGTAGCACTCGACCGAGACTTCCTCGGGCTTGTCGACGAGCGACCGGGCGAGGTACTCGACGAGATCCTGCATCGCGAAGCCGGCTAGCTCGAGCTGCCGCTCGTGCCCGCCGGGGACAGGCCCTTGGCGCGCATGAGCTTCTTCACGGTGTTCGTGGGCTGGGCGCCGCGGGCGAGCCAGTGCTCGAGCCGCTCCTGATCGAGGACGATCTCCGACGGCTCCACCTGCGCGTTGTAGCGACCGATGGTCTCGATGACGCGACCGTCGCGCGGCGAGCGCTGGTCGGCTACGACGACCCGCCAGATCGGGTTCTTGCGTCCTCCGACGCGGGTCAGCCTTACACGTACTGCCAAGTCTTAGTTCACCTCTCTAGATGGAAACGCGGCGCAGAACGTTAGCGGCCCCGCGCGAGCTGCGACAGCGAAGGCATCTTCCCCTGGGACAGCGCCTTCATCATCTTCTGCATCTGACCGAACTGCTTGACGAGCTGATTCACCGCGCTCACGTTGGTACCTGAGCCCAGCGCGATGCGGCGCCGTCGCGACCCGTTCAGGAGCGACGGGTTCGCTCGCTCCTCAGGCGTCATCGACGTGATGATGGCCTGCACGCGGTCGAGCTCACGGTCGTCGATCTTGAGTCCGCTCAGCTGACTGCCCAGGCCGGGAATCATCTTCAGGAGACCGCTGACCGGCCCCATCCGGCGGACCTGGTGCAACTGGTCGAGGAAGTCGTCGAACGTGAACTCCTGGCGCCGGATCTTGCGCTCGAGCTCCTCCGCCTTCTTCTCATCGAACTCGCGCTCCGCCTTCTCGACGAGCGTCATCACATCGCCCATGCCCAGGATCCGCTGCGCCATGCGGTCCGGGTGGAAGCGCTCAAAGGCGTCGAGCTTCTCGCCCGTGGACGCGTACAGGATCGGCTTGCCGGTGACCGCCTTGACGGACAGCGCGGCGCCGCCGCGAGCGTCGCCGTCGAGCTTGGTCATCACGACCCCGTCGAAGTTCGCGGTTTCGGCGAACTGTTCCGCCACGTTCACGGCGTCCTGGCCGGTCATGGCGTCGACCACCAGCAGCACGTCGTGCGGCTTCGTCCGCTTCTTGATCTGAGCGAGCTCCTTCATCAGGTCCTCGTCGATGTGGAGGCGCCCGGAGGTGTCGACGATGAGGACGTCGCGGCCCTCCGACTTCGCGCGCCCGAGCGCCCACTCCGCGATGTCGACCGGGTCGCGGTCCGTGCCCTGCTCATAGACGGTCGCGCCCGCCTGCTCGCCGACCTTCACGAGCTGGTCGACGGCGGCCGGGCGGTAGACGTCGCATGCTGCGAGCGCCACGTCCATCTTGTGCTCCTCACGCAGGTGCCGGGCGAGCTTTCCGCAGGCCGTGGTCTTGCCTGACCCCTGGAGGCCCGCCATCAGGATCACTGTGGGCCGCGACGGCGCGAACACGAGGTCCCGACCCGCGCCGCCCATCAGATCGGTGAGCTCCTCGTCGACGATCTTCACGACCTGCTGGCCGGGGTTGAGCGATTCGAGCACGTCGGCGCCGAGGGCACGCTCCTTCACCGCCGCGGTGAAGCGCTTGACCACCTGGAAGTTCACGTCCGCCTCGAGCAGCGCCAGCCGAATCTGGCGCATCGCCTTGTTGATGTCGTCCTCGGTGAGCTTTCCGTGCGAGCGGACCTCTGACAGAGCCGACTGGAGGCGTTCTGAGAGCGTGTCGAACATGCTCTGCTGAGGCTAGCGGGAGGCGGCCGCCGCGAGCGCCTGTTCCACGTCGGCGATCAGGTCGTCGGGGTGCTCACAGCCGACGTTCATGCGGATGAATCCATCCGCCACCGCGTCACCGCCCCAGCGGCCGCGGCGCTCCGCAGAGCTATGGACGCCACCGAAGCTCGTCGCCTCGTCCACGAGCCGGCACTCCGACAGGAAGCGCTCCGCCTGCTCCCTGCTTGGAAGCGTGAAGCAGACGATCGTGCCGAAGCGGGTCATCTGCCTGCTGGCGAGCTCGTGTGCTGGATCGGAGGGAAGGCCCGGGTAGCGCACACCTTCAAGGTCGTCACGCTCGGCCAGCCGCTCGGCCAGCGCCTGCGCGGTGGAGCACGCTCGCTCCAGGCGAACGTCGAGGGTGGCCAGCGAGCGGTGCGCGAGCCACACCTCGAAGGGCGCGGCCACCGATCCCGCGTGTATCCGCCAGTCCACAAGGGCCTCGGCCTCCGCGGCGTCGCGTGCCGCCGCGTAGCCCAGGATCAGGTCGGCGTGGCCGCTCAGGTACTTCGACGCGCTCGCGACAGAGAAGTCCGCGCCGAAATCGAGCGGGCGCTGACCGAGCGGTGTGGCGAACGTGTTGTCCACGGCAACGGGCGCTCCCTGTCCGTGGGCGCGGTCGATCAGCAGACGGAGGTCGCAGACGTCGAGTCCCGGGTTCGACGGTGTCTCGAGCCAGACGAACGCTGCGCCATCGATGGCGTCGGCGAAGCCGGGATCCGCGGTGGGCACGAGCCGCACCTCCACTCCGCGCTCGGCCAGATGAGAGCTGGCCAGCGAGCGGACGCCCATGTAGCAATCGGCCGGCGCCACCAGCACATCGCCCGGCCGCAGCCGCGGCAGCAGGACGGCCGCCACCGCCGCCATGCCCGAGGGAAACACAACGGCCGTCCCGCCCTCCAGCTCACCGACGGCCGCCTCGTAGCGCGTGAGCGTGGGGTTGCCGTAGCGGCCATAAACGTACTCCGACGATTCCGGCGGGCCGCTCAGGTGGTAGGGCGCGGCGAACGTGGGCCCCGGCAGGAACGGTGCGCCCTGATCGGCTTCCGGCAGTCCGGCGCGAACGACGCGGGTGGCGTCGCGGTAGTGGGGGTCGCCCATGCCCGTGAACCTACAGGGTGGGCGGAGCGGCGCGTCAGGTGCCGATGATGGCGCGGGCGAAGTCGTCAGGGTCGAACGGGCGCAGGTCCTCGAGGCTCTCGCCGATGCCGATCAGCTTCACCGGCACGCCGAGTTCCTGCGCGATGGCCAGCGCGATGCCGCCCTTCGCGGTGCCGTCGAGCTTCGTGAGGACGATGCCGCTCACGTCGACCGCCTCGCGGAAGAGCATCGCCTGACGCAGCCCGTTCTGGCCAGTGGTGGCGTCGATGGTGAGCAGGGTCTCGTGTGGTGCGTCCGGGATCTGCTTCTGGATGACGCGCCGCACCTTCGCCAGCTCGTCCATGAGGTGGTGCTGCGTGTGGAGCCGGCCCGCCGTGTCCACGATCACCACGTCGTGGCCGCGCGCCTTCGCGGCCTCGATGCTGTCGAAGGCCACTGCCCCGGGATCGGAGCCCTGGGCCGCCCGGACGATGTCGCAGCCGGCGCGTTCGGACCACTCCACGAGCTGCTCCACGGCAGCCGCGCGGTAGGTGTCGCCCGCCGCCAGGAGCACCGACTTGCCGAGCTCACGTTGCAGATGCCAGGCGATCTTCCCGATCGTGGTGGTCTTGCCGGTGCCGTTCACGCCGACCATGAGGATCACCGTGGGATGCGGGCGAAGGTCGATCGTCATCTCGGCAGGTCGCGCCACCTCGGCCATGATCTCGGTGAGCCGGCGGGTGAGCTCCTCACCCCCCGAGAGGTCGCCCGAGCTGGCCTCCGTCTCGAGGCGCTCGACGATCTTCGCCGTGGTGGTTGCGCCCACATCCGCGTAGATCAGCGTTTCCTCGAGGCGTTCCCACGCCTCGTCGTCCAGCGTCTGGAACACGCTCGCCTGCAGCTCCGCGCCGAGAGCCTCGCGAGTCTTCGAGAGGTTCTCGCGCAGGCGACGGAAGAAGCCGCGCCGTTCCTCCGGCTGTTCGTCGGTCGACACCGGCGCGGCATCGCCGGTGATGAAGAGCTCGTGCCAGGTGTGGGGCATGGGCGAGCTGAGGATAGGCGCGGAGGACGGAGGACGGAGGACCCGGCGCGAGTTCCGCGCTACGCCGCTTCGGCTGCTGCATCGCCCGTGCTGTCCGTGGCCTCGGTGAGGCCGGCGCCCTTGGGGAGCTTTCGGGAGATGACCTTCGATACGCCGTCGCCACCCATGCTCACGCCGTAGAGAGCGTCGGCGGCGTCCATCGTGCGCTTCTGGTGCGTGACGACGATGAACTGCGCGCGGTCGGAGAAGCGGCCGATGAGCTGGAGGAAGCGATCGATGTTGAGGTCGTCGAGCGCGGCCTCCACCTCGTCGAGGATGTAGAAGGGGCAGGGCCGCGCGAGGAACACGGCGAACAGGAACGCGAGCGCGACTAGCGACTTCTCGCCGCCCGATAGGAGCGATAGCCGCTTCATCGACTTGCCGGCCGGCGTGACCTCCACCTCGACGCCCGGCCCATCGGCCGCCAGTTCGTCCTCGGGCTCCGGCGTCTCGGCGGTGTTCTCGCCGGGAGCGGCGGAGGCTTCGTCCTCCGGCTGCTCTCCACCGATCACCGGCCGCGGGCCCTCCGGATGCACGAGGCGAAGCCTGCCCCGACCACCGGGGAAGAGATGCTGCACCACTTCCTCGAAGTTCTTCGCGGCCGCCTCAAACGTCTCCTCGAAGCTCTCGCGGATGCGACGGTCGGTATCGCGGATCAGACCCTGCAGCTCCGCGAGTGCCGCCTCCAGGTCTCGCCGCTGGGTCTCGAGCTCCTCGACGTGCGCCACGGCCTCTTCGTATTCCTGCTTCGCCAGGGGATTGACCGGGCCGAGCTGCTCCCGGCGCCGTGCGAGGCGCTCGACGCGGGCCGTGAGGTCCGCCCGCGCCTCCTCATCGAGCGGCTCCTCCGCCGGCGCGGGCTCGAACCCGAGGCGCGAGGCCAGCCGCTCGAGCTCGGCGCTGTGCTCGGCCGCGCGGTCGCGCACCTGCTGCGCGCGCACCTCCGCCGAGGTGACAGCCTCCGAGGCCTTCCGCAGCCGCTCCTGCAGCGACGCCTCCTGCTGCGCACACGCCCGCAGCTCCGCCGCCGTGCTCTCGCCAAGAGCCTCATCGGCCTCGAGCTCGGCGGCGAGCTGGTCGCGCCGCTGCGCCACCGCCGCCTCTGCTCGCTCGAGAGCCGCCGCCACGCGCTCCGCCGCCGCTGCCACCGCGTCCTGGCGCTCGATCGCCGCCCGCAGGAGCTGCGCACGGCTGCGGCGCTCCGCGCGCTCCCGCTCGATCTGCTCGGCGAGCCGGCGCTCGGCCCGCAGCTCCGCCGTGAGCTCCGCGTGCCGCACCGCCAGCGCGCCCTCCGCGGGGGCCTCGCGGCGCAGCTGCGCCTGGCGCTCGAGGCGGCGCACCGCCTCCGCGGCCTCGTCGAGCTCCCGCGCCGCCGCGCGCACGGCCGACTCCGCCTCGGCCCGCGCGCCGTCTGCCTCCGAAACCGCAGCGCCGGCATGCTCGACCGCGGCCTGTGCCGCCTGCTCGCCCCGCACTGCCTCCGCTGATGCCGCCGCCAGCCGCTCGCGCCGCCCGAGTTGCTCGAGCACGCGCTCCTCGCCGCCGGCGGGAGCCTGCCGCAGCTCTCCGGTAGAGCCGAACAGCACGCGGCCCGACAGGGTGACGGCGATCCCGCGGAACGAGTCCGGCACGTTGTCGAGCGTCTGGACCACCCACGCGTCCGCGAGCACCCGCCCTACATGCGCGGCCACGGACTCCGCCGGACGGACATGGTCGAGCAGGCGCTCTGCGCCGGAGACGGGTGGCTCGGCAGAAGCGTCCGAGGCGCCGCTCGTGGGCAGCAGCGCGCTGCCGCCCACCGCACCCGCGGCGTCGAGCAGCGTGTGCCCCTCGCGCAGATCGGCCACCACGCCGGCGCGCAGCAACGAGCCGAGAGCGGCGGCCACAGCGAGCTCGTAGCCCTCGTCCGCCCCAACGTCCTCGGCGAGCGAACGAGCGCCCGCCGGCGCCCCGCCCGCCGCGCGAAGGAAGTGATTCACAGCCGCGAGCTCAGCCCCGATCCGCGCGGCGTCCTGGCGGGCAGACTCCACGCCGCGCTCGGCCTCGCGCTGCCGGGCGCGCGCCTCGTCCGCCGCCCGCTCGGCCGCTTCGAGCGCCGCACGCCGCGCCTCCAGCGCGACCGCAAGCTCGTCCCTCCGCGCCTCTGCGCGCGCCTGTTCCGCGCGCAGCTCCTCGAGCTCCGCCTCGAGTCCCGCTTCCCGCTGAGCCTCCAACCCGACGAGCTCCGCCTCGATCTCCGAGATCC is a genomic window of Thermoleophilaceae bacterium containing:
- a CDS encoding cystathionine gamma-lyase codes for the protein MGDPHYRDATRVVRAGLPEADQGAPFLPGPTFAAPYHLSGPPESSEYVYGRYGNPTLTRYEAAVGELEGGTAVVFPSGMAAVAAVLLPRLRPGDVLVAPADCYMGVRSLASSHLAERGVEVRLVPTADPGFADAIDGAAFVWLETPSNPGLDVCDLRLLIDRAHGQGAPVAVDNTFATPLGQRPLDFGADFSVASASKYLSGHADLILGYAAARDAAEAEALVDWRIHAGSVAAPFEVWLAHRSLATLDVRLERACSTAQALAERLAERDDLEGVRYPGLPSDPAHELASRQMTRFGTIVCFTLPSREQAERFLSECRLVDEATSFGGVHSSAERRGRWGGDAVADGFIRMNVGCEHPDDLIADVEQALAAAASR
- the ffh gene encoding signal recognition particle protein, encoding MFDTLSERLQSALSEVRSHGKLTEDDINKAMRQIRLALLEADVNFQVVKRFTAAVKERALGADVLESLNPGQQVVKIVDEELTDLMGGAGRDLVFAPSRPTVILMAGLQGSGKTTACGKLARHLREEHKMDVALAACDVYRPAAVDQLVKVGEQAGATVYEQGTDRDPVDIAEWALGRAKSEGRDVLIVDTSGRLHIDEDLMKELAQIKKRTKPHDVLLVVDAMTGQDAVNVAEQFAETANFDGVVMTKLDGDARGGAALSVKAVTGKPILYASTGEKLDAFERFHPDRMAQRILGMGDVMTLVEKAEREFDEKKAEELERKIRRQEFTFDDFLDQLHQVRRMGPVSGLLKMIPGLGSQLSGLKIDDRELDRVQAIITSMTPEERANPSLLNGSRRRRIALGSGTNVSAVNQLVKQFGQMQKMMKALSQGKMPSLSQLARGR
- the rimM gene encoding ribosome maturation factor RimM (Essential for efficient processing of 16S rRNA) — translated: MSGTERFVPIGRVGKAHGLDGSFYVARASHPLPKGMTVTVAGRPARIERRGGTDDRPLVRLSGVEDRDSAAALTGETLLADVADAPLDADEYLIADLLGCEVPGVGEVTRVVEAPSCDVLEVGPNGTLIPFISDAIQRVDLEARRIDVDRAFLGLDGQEAP
- a CDS encoding AAA family ATPase: MHLRSISLKGFKSFPDRTKLDFAPGVSVIVGPNGSGKSNITDAVLWALGEQSPLAVRGQTMQDVIFAGGHGLPSRSAAEVEVVLDNADGSFGSDFTEVSIVRRLDRSGEGEYRLNGARCRLVDVLEVLSDTGLGKEMHSVVSQGRVEAIIHSKPRDRRLLIEEAAGLGKHRKRRRRAQLKLERTQDNLDRALDVEREARSRLRPLKRQAEAAELHERLERQSLEARLELARDDVRAVAGELGEAERVATAAAAERAEAERLLAEVAGRREAAEEAFAEHSRAREALSGRVFGARSAAERISLRLERARDAGQSAREDAERRRRELELIEEAQSADAEASSGHSTADRISEIEAELVGLEAQREAGLEAELEELRAEQARAEARRDELAVALEARRAALEAAERAADEARARQREAERGVESARQDAARIGAELAAVNHFLRAAGGAPAGARSLAEDVGADEGYELAVAAALGSLLRAGVVADLREGHTLLDAAGAVGGSALLPTSGASDASAEPPVSGAERLLDHVRPAESVAAHVGRVLADAWVVQTLDNVPDSFRGIAVTLSGRVLFGSTGELRQAPAGGEERVLEQLGRRERLAAASAEAVRGEQAAQAAVEHAGAAVSEADGARAEAESAVRAAARELDEAAEAVRRLERQAQLRREAPAEGALAVRHAELTAELRAERRLAEQIERERAERRSRAQLLRAAIERQDAVAAAAERVAAALERAEAAVAQRRDQLAAELEADEALGESTAAELRACAQQEASLQERLRKASEAVTSAEVRAQQVRDRAAEHSAELERLASRLGFEPAPAEEPLDEEARADLTARVERLARRREQLGPVNPLAKQEYEEAVAHVEELETQRRDLEAALAELQGLIRDTDRRIRESFEETFEAAAKNFEEVVQHLFPGGRGRLRLVHPEGPRPVIGGEQPEDEASAAPGENTAETPEPEDELAADGPGVEVEVTPAGKSMKRLSLLSGGEKSLVALAFLFAVFLARPCPFYILDEVEAALDDLNIDRFLQLIGRFSDRAQFIVVTHQKRTMDAADALYGVSMGGDGVSKVISRKLPKGAGLTEATDSTGDAAAEAA
- a CDS encoding KH domain-containing protein is translated as MQDLVEYLARSLVDKPEEVSVECYDEDDGSVVFELSVAEDDVGKIIGRGGRTVNALRCVLRACAAKQGGRLLLDVVD
- the ftsY gene encoding signal recognition particle-docking protein FtsY; this encodes MPHTWHELFITGDAAPVSTDEQPEERRGFFRRLRENLSKTREALGAELQASVFQTLDDEAWERLEETLIYADVGATTTAKIVERLETEASSGDLSGGEELTRRLTEIMAEVARPAEMTIDLRPHPTVILMVGVNGTGKTTTIGKIAWHLQRELGKSVLLAAGDTYRAAAVEQLVEWSERAGCDIVRAAQGSDPGAVAFDSIEAAKARGHDVVIVDTAGRLHTQHHLMDELAKVRRVIQKQIPDAPHETLLTIDATTGQNGLRQAMLFREAVDVSGIVLTKLDGTAKGGIALAIAQELGVPVKLIGIGESLEDLRPFDPDDFARAIIGT
- the rpsP gene encoding 30S ribosomal protein S16, with translation MAVRVRLTRVGGRKNPIWRVVVADQRSPRDGRVIETIGRYNAQVEPSEIVLDQERLEHWLARGAQPTNTVKKLMRAKGLSPAGTSGSSS